A section of the Castanea sativa cultivar Marrone di Chiusa Pesio chromosome 12, ASM4071231v1 genome encodes:
- the LOC142620990 gene encoding disease resistance protein RPM1-like — protein MDQAVVELLTVNIISILSNEASLLWGARDAIEDIKDELISMRSFLADTDRKGVGSEGERTWVANVRDMAYDVEDIIDNFMYHMNRQRIGGRSSWILHHTIYFPRNLWMRHQTATKIQKINGKIKGAIPERNQRYGIDRIEGTSSKDNQKWVVRHAESSLFFKEDELVGIEKKRQLIMDWLMDGEPHLTVISIVGMGGSGKTTLAANIYNNEDVKKHFDCCAWITISQAYELEDILRSLIKEFHESRKETNPTDLDSMNYRLLVKTLVNYLEKKRYLLVLDDVWDTNLLDEIKVSLRDSCFGSRIILTTRKEDDVACHQMGGKHHIHKMKLLLTEEAWELFCKKAFSSSPNGSCPPELKSFAQELVGKCDGLPLAIAALGSLMYSKNMSEWNEIYNSLNWSLSKNPELEAVKSILLLSFNDLPYQLKHCFLYCSLFPEDHKIRRKRLIKLWMAEGFVEKVEGSTLEEVANSYLLKLTFRSLLQVVDRNEFGRPRRCKMHDLLRELALSISIKEKFGVVHDGGEEMIEFKARHISIHKTDGEVKSFMGMSKLRSFLVFNKTLKALPLGSKMLRVLDLEDAPIDVLLDEVFKLFNLRYLNLRGTLLKKLPNSIGRLINLQTLDIRDTKIEALPHGIGKLQNLRHLIMYSYTGNWNDFRFFVGMQAPTNITRLKNLQTIGVFEAKGDLIREIRSLTQLATIRIGNVKETDEMDLCISIENMRLLRILDITVTNEEETLQMDALSSPPPNLQKLYLTGKLEKVPQWFCSLQSLTFLQLHWSRLEEDLLPHIAALPNLGILRLNNAYVGKQLCFNTSFLKLTQLWIHNFPQLNEIIIEKGVMPNLKFLNIDSCMELKTVPMGIEYLQNLQVLVLEFVSMELKNRIGNVDFPKVQHIPKMYIW, from the coding sequence ATGGATCAGGCTGTAGTGGAACTCTTGACTGTAAATATCATTTCAATCCTTTCAAATGAAGCGTCTTTGTTATGGGGGGCTCGTGATGCAATTGAGGATATCAAAGATGAGTTGATAAGCATGCGATCGTTCTTAGCAGATACTGATAGGAAGGGAGTAGGGAGTGAAGGCGAGAGAACTTGGGTGGCAAATGTGAGAGACATGGCGTATGATGTTGAAGACATTATTGACAACTTCATGTATCACATGAATCGCCAACGAATTGGGGGTCGATCTTCCTGGATCCTTCACCACACCATTTACTTTCCAAGAAATCTCTGGATGAGGCATCAAACAGCCACCaagatacaaaaaattaatgggAAAATCAAGGGCGCCATACCAGAGAGAAACCAAAGATATGGTATTGATCGTATAGAGGGAACTAGTTCTAAAGATAATCAGAAATGGGTGGTGCGTCATGCTGaatcatctcttttttttaaagaagacgAACTTGTAGGgattgaaaagaaaaggcaattgaTAATGGATTGGTTGATGGATGGAGAACCACATCTGACTGTCATTTCGATAGTTGGGATGGGAGGTTCCGGCAAGACCACACTAGCTGCCAACATCTACAACAATGAAGATGTAAAGAAACATTTTGACTGTTGTGCATGGATCACAATTTCCCAAGCATATGAATTAGAAGACATATTGAGGAGCTTGATTAAGGAATTCCACGAGTCAAGGAAGGAAACAAATCCAACAGACTTGGATTCCATGAACTACAGACTGTTAGTAAAAACACTGGTGaattatttagagaaaaaaaggtATCTACTTGTCCTAGATGATGTTTGGGACACAAACCTCTTAGATGAAATAAAGGTATCACTTCGAGATAGTTGTTTTGGGAGTAGAATCATCCTTACAACTCGAAAAGAAGATGATGTAGCTTGCCATCAAATGGGAGGTAAACATCACATtcataaaatgaaattgttgCTAACGGAAGAGGCTTGGGAACTCTTTTGCAAGAAAGCATTCTCAAGCAGTCCTAATGGAAGTTGTCCACCAGAGCTTAAATCTTTTGCTCAGGAACTTGTGGGAAAATGTGATGGCCTACCTCTAGCAATTGCGGCTTTGGGCAGTCTTATGTACTCCAAGAATATGTCTGAGTGGAACGAAATTTACAATAGCTTGAATTGGAGTCTAAGTAAAAATCCTGAGCTAGAAGCAGTGAAGAGCATTTTGTTGCTTAGTTTCAACGATTTACCATATCAATTGAAGCATTGTTTCTTGTATTGCTCCCTTTTCCCAGAAGATCATAAGATTCGAAGAAAAAGGCTCATTAAGCTATGGATGGCAGAAGGCTTTGTAGAAAAAGTTGAAGGGTCCACTCTAGAAGAAGTAGCAAATAGCTATCTATTAAAACTCACTTTCAGGAGTTTGCTTCAAGTTGTAGATAGGAATGAATTTGGAAGGCCAAGGAGATGTAAAATGCATGATCTTCTGCGGGAGCTTGCTCTATCAAtatcaatcaaagaaaaatttggtGTTGTACATGATGGAGGAGAAGAAATGATAGAATTCAAAGCACGCCACATTTCAATTCACAAAACGGATGGAGAAGTCAAATCATTTATGGGTATGTCAAAGCTCCgttcttttcttgttttcaaCAAGACATTGAAAGCATTGCCTTTAGGAAGTAAAATGTTAAGGGTTTTAGATTTGGAGGATGCCCCCATTGATGTATTGCTTGATGAAGTATTCAAATTATTCAACTTaagatatttgaatttaagGGGAACTTTACTTAAGAAGCTCCCAAATTCCATAGGGAGGCTCATTAATCTTCAAACCTTGGACATTAGGGACACAAAAATAGAGGCCCTTCCTCATGGAATAGGGAAGTTGCAGAACTTGAGGCATTTGATAATGTATAGCTATACTGGAAATTGGAATGACTTCAGATTTTTTGTAGGGATGCAAGCACCAACAAATATCACTCGGTTAAAGAATTTGCAAACTATAGGCGTTTTTGAAGCAAAAGGTGACTTGATAAGAGAAATTCGGAGCCTGACCCAACTTGCCACGATTCGTATTGGCAACGTTAAAGAAACTGATGAGATGGACTTGTGTATCTCAATTGAAAACATGAGACTTCTTAGGATCTTGGACATCACAGTAACTAATGAGGAGGAAACTCTCCAAATGGATGCACTCTCATCTCCTCCTCCCAACCTTCAAAAGCTTTATTTGACTGGAAAACTAGAGAAGGTCCCACAGTGGTTTTGTTCACTTCAAAGCCTCACATTCTTGCAATTGCATTGGTCGAGACTAGAAGAAGATCTACTCCCTCACATCGCTGCTTTGCCTAATTTGGGAATACTTAGACTTAATAATGCCTATGTTGGAAAACAGCTATGTTTCAATACAAGCTTTCTTAAGCTTACACAGTTATGGATTCATAATTTCCCACAATTGAATGAGATAATAATAGAAAAGGGGGTGATGCCAAATCTGAAATTCCTAAATATTGACAGCTGCATGGAGTTAAAGACAGTGCCAATGGGCATTGAATACCTTCAAAATCTCCAAGTACTGGTTTTGGAATTTGTATCAATGGAACTTAAAAATCGCATTGGCAACGTGGATTTTCCAAAGGTGCAACACATCCCAAAGATGTACATCTGGTAG